The window CCATGACGGCCTTAATCTCATGCGCGGTGTCCGCGACGAGGGCCTCCTCGATCTTCTCCTCGTGGGCGCCGGTGCCCCACTCCTCTTCCTGGATCTGCACGTCCAGGCCGAGGCGCTGGGCCATGTCGGTCCACAGGTGCGAGAACTGGCCGAAGCGGGCCGTCAGCACCTTGTCGCCGGGGGCGAGCGTGTTGGTGAGCGCCGCTTCCCAGCCGCCGGTGCCGGACGACGGGAAGATGAAGACCTGGCCGTCCTTCGTCTTAAAGACCTTCTTCAGGCCCTCATAGAGCGGCTTGGTCAGCTCGGGAAAGATCGGCGAGCGGTGGTCTTCCTGCGACACGACCATCGCGCGGAGCACCCGCTCCGGGACGTTCGTCGGGCCGGGGACGAACAGGAAGTTCTTGCCGGGGCGTCTCGCCATTGTTTCCTCCTAAGCGCATTGTTGGCGCGCAGAATAGAGATCAGAGTGAGAAAGAACTATGCGACAGCTGGTCACGTGGTCGTTTGGACGATGAAACTGCCGCATATTCTGGTGAATTCAGTCAACCTAGTGTTGTCATTCAGAAAAACTTCTAGGCTAACCGCTTGGTCGTAATCAGCGTTTACGGCGTACAAGCCGGAGGCGCTGAGCGCGCGCAAACGCCTCGGCGTCGCGCGGGCGCAAAACCGATGGCGCAAGATGCCCTTGAATCTCTCCAAGGCACGATGCGACTTTCGGCGCACGCCCCCGCAGCAAGCGACGGTAAGCCATCCATATCTTGCGCTGGCATGCCAGGGAAGGCCGCTTCGCGGGCCGTTCCAACGATTTCGTCGCCGCAGTAATGCTATGATGTCGGAAGGAAATCGATTGATCGACGACGTCGATCGCGCCGCCGTCCGAAGATGTGTTGCGGGCGACGGCTCGCGGGCGCGCCGCGCGCGGCGTGACCGCCGCGCGGTTCTTACGAGTGGGGGTCAGATACGCCCGGCGCGGCGGGCGGCGACCTTCGCAAGCGCGGCCCAATCGAGATCGCCGTCGCCATGCGCGACGCCGTCGATCAGGTTGTCCCGCAGCACGGCGGCGAAGGGCATCGGCGTCCGCGCCGCCTCCGCGGCTTCAAGCGCCAGCCGGACATCCTTCAGCCCGAACGACAGCTTGAAGCCCGCCGGCTCGAACGTTTTCGAGGCGATCGCCGCCCCGTAGCCCTGATAGGCGGGCGCCGCGAACACCGTCGAGGTCGCCATCGCGAGGAAATCGGCCCCCGCGACGCCATGGCCTTCGGCGAGCGAGGCGGCCTCGCTCATGGTCTCGATGGCGCTGGCCAGCATGAAGTTGACCGCGAGCTTTACCGCGTTCGCCTGTTCGGGCCGCTCGCCGAAGCGCCAGGTCTTGCGGCCCATGATGTCGAACAGAGGCTGCGCGCGGTCGATCGCGTCGGCGCGGCCACCGGCGAGGATGTTGAGTTCGCCGGCCTCCGCGACGTTCACCCGGCCGAGCACGGGCGCCGCCACATAAGCGACGCCGCGGCTTTCAGCCTGTGCGGCGAGCGACGCGCCGAAGGCGACCGCGACCGTCGCCATGTTCACGAGCAGAGCGCCCGGCGCCAGAGCTTCAAGCGCGCCGCCGTCGAGCAGGACCGCTTTTGTGGCGGCGTCGTCCGCGAGCATGGCGATCAGCACGTCCGCGCCGCGGGCGGCCTCGGCCGGGCTCGCCGCAGGCTCCGCGCCGACCTCCGCAAGCCGGGCCGCCGGATCCTCCGAGCGGTTCCACACCCGCAGGGCCACGCCCGCCTTCGCCAGATTGGCCGCCATCGGCGCGCCCATCGTGCCGAGCCCGAGAAACGCCGCCTGCATGGCGACCTCCTTGTCTTTAGAGCTTACGGGATCGCGGACGAGGCGGGCGCTACTGGCTGGCCCACACGATGCGGGCGATCCACGCGACTTCGGACGTCGGAAGAGTGCGGTCGGGATGCGCTGGATTGATCGACCTCAGTTCGACCTGCTTGGCGGTCGAGCGGGCGAGCTCCTTGGCGAGAACCTCGCCGCCGGTGGTGCGCACGATCACACGGTCGCCCCGCCGCACCGCAGCTCCGGGCGAGACCAGCACGACGTCGCCGTCGCGATAGACGGGCGACATCGAGTCGCCGGAAATCTCGAGCGCATAGACGTTTTCCCGATCGGCGCCGGGCAGATCGATCTCGTCCCAGCCCTGGCCGACGGGAAAACCGGCGTCGTCGAAATAGCCGCCTTCGCCGGCTTGGGCGA is drawn from Methylopila sp. 73B and contains these coding sequences:
- a CDS encoding helix-turn-helix transcriptional regulator; the protein is MLGHGQIWAAIDALAAKNGLSASGLARRSGLDPTTFNRSKRIAADGRPRWPSTESIAKALDATATNLDSFMGLLTDGAAAPRRHVPLIGLAQAGEGGYFDDAGFPVGQGWDEIDLPGADRENVYALEISGDSMSPVYRDGDVVLVSPGAAVRRGDRVIVRTTGGEVLAKELARSTAKQVELRSINPAHPDRTLPTSEVAWIARIVWASQ
- a CDS encoding NAD(P)-dependent oxidoreductase; translation: MQAAFLGLGTMGAPMAANLAKAGVALRVWNRSEDPAARLAEVGAEPAASPAEAARGADVLIAMLADDAATKAVLLDGGALEALAPGALLVNMATVAVAFGASLAAQAESRGVAYVAAPVLGRVNVAEAGELNILAGGRADAIDRAQPLFDIMGRKTWRFGERPEQANAVKLAVNFMLASAIETMSEAASLAEGHGVAGADFLAMATSTVFAAPAYQGYGAAIASKTFEPAGFKLSFGLKDVRLALEAAEAARTPMPFAAVLRDNLIDGVAHGDGDLDWAALAKVAARRAGRI